In Flavobacterium sp. N3904, one DNA window encodes the following:
- a CDS encoding RagB/SusD family nutrient uptake outer membrane protein, with translation MKYIYISTLLIGLVAFTSCENQLEIEPVGLVTADQITATPTITAVENSVSSSYLMLSNTLNVMGTWNWDDGLVSNNDIIMQDIASDDMQKKWISDSDQAWMDEVDNYTFTSTNGGANGIWKYNYEGIKRTNTALGFLLNPEIETITGISTDRKNQLLGEVYFLRSLYYFSLVTNFGDVPLILAPVKTYQDAFDLAVRAPKETVWSQIKTDLEKAKTLLPNSKFSSDTEKWRVSKGAVTALLAKTALYNNDWSTVITLATELESTYSLNDNYFDNFSSQKEYADNEVIFSFDHQSNAVPPRGNGHCALAGWGFFAPTTDFMNSFEPNDPRKDYTVNTADQRVNKILGSIDGTNKGFDDSPSNKVYIRMADVLLWKAEALNETGDYSGAVVYINKIRTRARNTITVNGTFAPAGTLADRPLSTSKTEIKNWLISERRAELGFENQRIADLKRWGIAKQVMTAHGKVFLDKHMLYPIPQSEIASSAGLLTQNPGY, from the coding sequence ATGAAATATATATATATATCAACACTCCTAATTGGACTTGTAGCGTTTACAAGTTGTGAAAATCAATTAGAAATAGAGCCTGTAGGTTTAGTAACTGCAGACCAAATAACTGCAACACCTACTATTACTGCGGTAGAGAATTCTGTTAGTTCTTCTTATTTAATGTTGTCTAATACGCTGAACGTAATGGGAACATGGAATTGGGACGATGGACTTGTTTCCAATAATGATATAATCATGCAAGACATTGCATCAGATGATATGCAAAAAAAATGGATTTCCGATTCTGACCAAGCATGGATGGACGAGGTCGATAATTATACTTTTACCTCGACCAACGGAGGGGCTAATGGTATTTGGAAATACAATTATGAAGGAATAAAAAGAACTAATACTGCTTTAGGTTTTCTTTTGAACCCAGAAATTGAAACGATCACAGGAATTTCTACCGACAGAAAAAACCAATTATTAGGTGAAGTCTATTTTTTACGATCATTATATTATTTCTCACTGGTAACTAATTTTGGAGATGTACCTTTAATTTTAGCCCCCGTAAAAACATATCAAGATGCTTTCGATTTAGCGGTTAGAGCACCGAAAGAAACTGTTTGGAGTCAAATTAAAACCGATTTAGAGAAAGCAAAAACACTTTTGCCTAATTCAAAATTCAGTTCTGACACTGAAAAATGGAGAGTTTCTAAAGGCGCTGTAACTGCGCTCTTGGCAAAAACAGCATTATACAATAATGATTGGTCAACGGTAATTACTTTGGCTACGGAATTAGAAAGTACATATAGTTTGAATGACAATTATTTTGATAATTTCAGCAGTCAAAAGGAATACGCTGACAATGAAGTTATTTTTTCTTTTGATCATCAAAGTAATGCTGTTCCTCCAAGAGGAAATGGTCATTGTGCATTAGCTGGATGGGGATTTTTTGCTCCCACTACCGATTTCATGAATTCGTTTGAACCTAATGACCCTAGAAAAGATTATACTGTAAATACAGCAGATCAAAGAGTAAATAAAATATTAGGTAGTATAGATGGCACTAACAAAGGATTTGATGATTCTCCGAGTAACAAAGTGTATATCCGTATGGCCGATGTACTGCTTTGGAAAGCGGAAGCGCTTAATGAGACGGGTGATTATTCGGGTGCAGTAGTCTATATCAATAAAATTAGAACAAGAGCAAGAAACACAATTACTGTAAACGGAACTTTTGCACCAGCAGGAACACTAGCAGACAGACCATTATCTACAAGTAAAACAGAAATAAAAAATTGGTTGATTTCTGAAAGAAGAGCTGAACTTGGTTTTGAAAATCAAAGAATAGCTGATTTGAAAAGATGGGGTATTGCTAAACAAGTAATGACTGCCCATGGGAAAGTATTCCTAGATAAACATATGTTGTATCCAATTCCTCAATCGGAAATTGCTTCATCAGCAGGGTTGTTAACTCAAAATCCTGGTTATTAG